The DNA window CACTATCAATTACAACAATTTCGGCTTCCGTTGGAAAAGGAAGGATCTGGCGGTCAAGCGTGCGCGTATCGAGAAACAACAGGTGTTCCGTATCCGCAAGGCTACATGCCATCTGGTCTAAAATGCCACAGTTGACTCCTGCATACTGAATCTCCGCCTGTTGCCCCAGTTGAGCAATTGTCACATCATCCAGATCAAGGTTAAGCAGTGATCGCAATCCCCGTAGGGTTGCCACTTCTAAAGCTGCACTACTGGATAAACCTGAACCAATGGGGACAGCAGAAGTGACAAACAAATTGATCGGAGGAATGGAATAACCTGTCTCCTCTAATACTCGAATACAGCCATCAATATAACGGGCAAATCCGGGAGGTGTCGATTCAGCAGGATGAATATCAATCCATTCTTCGAGTTCAGCAGAGTAAAAATGATGGCGATCGTTTAGACTCTGCCCAATGTAAACCGTGGTTTGTTGAGGGATCGCAGTCGGTAAAACAAAGCCATCATTATAGTCGGTGTGTTCGCCCAATAAATTTACCCGTCCCGGCGCACTTGCTTCGACTTCAAAAGCAGCGTTAAAGATTTGCTTAAAATCCATAGTTACTAGACAGATGGGCAAAATTAAATGTAGATATGAGGCGTCAACTACCTTTGGTTCTTCCAAGCTTTTGGTGAAGCGATCGAGAATCAGAAATGGATGATGATTTTGAAAACAGTTTGCTAAGCCACGATAAAACGCTTCCTCAGCAGCTCTAAACCAGCCCGTCCGTACATCTGCCGTTTTACCATCTTTAAGCGATTGTTGAAGCCTTCGACCATGCCATTGCTTACCTCTAAAACCATGCTGGCTCGCACCGCAGCATAATCCTCAAAAAGACTCTTTGCGAAGGCTTGAAACGGTTTGAGTTTGCTCTTAAACACCTTCATCAGCCAAGGCTCAAACCCTTCTGCCCTACGTTCGCGCAGCAATTGGGAAAACTCCTGCGCTAACTCAACCGCTTTATTCAAATCTGGATGTGCCGCGACCAAGCGAGCCAACAAATCGACTTCTTCTGTATCTCGATGCTGTTCGGGTTTAACAATCAGAAAACTAGCGCGACGTGCGGTGAAGGGTGGCAATTGTGGGTCGCTCACTTTCGCTGCCCCTGGAGTCGAGATGGCTCGTCTCGGTGGTATGCCTTGGGCTTGCCGCAGTTGTTTGAGGTAGCGCATCAGGGTCCGGGCACTCCCGGTGTAACCCAGTTGTTGCAAGAAAACCATTAACAGTGCGCTCTCCTGAATGCCATCATTCCACCACGCTAGAATCTTTGGCTTGTAGGAGTCGAGGATGCTGCGACCAAAGGTGGCTCGTCGAACAGGAACCTCCGCCAGCCCAGAGGAGCAGAGTTTACGTTGAACCGTTCGCTCACTTACCCCCACCGCCTTGGCAATTGCCCGCTGCGTCCATTGTTGCTGGTGTAATCTTCTCATTTCCTGGTCTTGTTCGACTCGACGTTGGTGATTCGCCAAGGCTTGGGCTTGAGCATCGACAGTGGCGGTTGGCAGGGCGATGACGACCACTGTCTCTGGGGATGTTTTGGCTTGTCGCCATTGTTCTTCAACCGCTTTCAACTGAGAACTGTAGCCGTTTAGCAGCTTCTCTAGAGTCTCCTGTAAGTTCTGCATGAGATGGAACCGATCCGCCACCTGCTCCGCATTGGGTGCGCCTTCGTTCATCCCACGGCGGTAGGTGGCCGAACGGTCTCGTGACAACACCTCCACCCCTGGGTGCTGGGCCAACCATTGGGCTAAGGTTTCTGCTTTGCGATCAGCTAGCAGCGCAAGCGGACGATGTCGTTCGAGATCCACCAGAAGGGTGCCGTATTGCTGTCCTTTGCGAAAGGCAAAGTCATCGACTCCCAGGATTTTGGGCACCTCAAATTCAGGTAGAGGAAGTTTTGCAAGCACATTCAACAGGGTGCTGCCGCAAACTTCAGTACCGACTTGATGGGACAAACGCGCACCCGCAGCACCGCCTAACGCCAGACCAATCGCTTCGAGTCGCTGCACCAATCGAACGGTTTCCCTCGCCCAGGGGGCCGCAATGTCAGGAATTCGCTCGGTGAAAATACGCCGAATGCAACCTGGAGTATCACAGAAAAACTTACTGACTTGCACGGTTAGAGTCAACTTGAAATGAACACAAGGTAAATCAGCCAGGGTGCGCTGATAACGGCTGTGAGTACGGGCAGACCGGGGGCCACACACCGGACATTTTGCAAGATGTTGGGTGGAAAGCACACTCAAAGTCAGCTGCTGTTCCTCAGTATCGAGTTCACAGTGTTCCAACTGATGTTTGCTGGAATCAGGCAATAACTGTTGAAAAAACGGTCGGGTCTGAGTCGTAATTAAGTTGAAGATAGGCAGATCCTCCTGATTTCCCTTCATTGTAACTTTTCACCAAAAGGTCGGAAGAACCCAATGTAATTGTCATTTCACAAGTGTGGGGTTGAGATGCCGATCCGGACGGTGGGGTTGTATTTGTGGCGCTGGGGCTACAGTCCCCAGAAACCGCTCAAACGAGCTTATGAGCAAGACCCAGAAGCCGTAGAGGAGTGGTTAGAGCACACCTACCCGAGCATTGAGCACCGTGCCAAAACTGAAGCAGCCGAGATTGCGTGGGGGGATGAGTCAGGACTGCGCTCAGATGCTCAAGCAGGACGAGGATATGCACCGATTGGAGAAACACCTGAGATTCATCTGAGTCAGAAGCAACGAGTGCGAGTCAACTTCATTGCCAGCGTCAGCAACCAGGGTAACTCCTAAGAAACACACTCCGGGGCAGCAGGTTTGGCAACAAGGTCAAATCCGAGCGCCCGCGCCTTTTTCTTAAGGTTCTTGACCACTCGTTCTTGATCCTGCTGCTCATAAGTTTCCATGCCTGGATCGACAAACGCCTCGCCGGAAGTCCACAGGTGATAGAAGATGCGAGCGAGTTTGTGAGCCGTTGCCGTAATTGCTTTGGGTGCGCCAAGTCGCGCTTGCATCCGACGATGAAATGCACCCAAGGCAGAATGGGATCGCACCAAGGTCTGTGCTGCCATTCGTAGCGCTGTTGCAACGCGATTAGCCACTTGGCGAGTCTGCGAACTCTTGCGCTTGCCGCCTGTGATTCGGCTGCCTGGACACAGCCCTAAGCAAGAGGCAAAATGCTTAGCTGAGGGAAATTTTGACGGGTCTAAGCCCAACTCAGACA is part of the Kovacikia minuta CCNUW1 genome and encodes:
- the galK gene encoding galactokinase, producing MDFKQIFNAAFEVEASAPGRVNLLGEHTDYNDGFVLPTAIPQQTTVYIGQSLNDRHHFYSAELEEWIDIHPAESTPPGFARYIDGCIRVLEETGYSIPPINLFVTSAVPIGSGLSSSAALEVATLRGLRSLLNLDLDDVTIAQLGQQAEIQYAGVNCGILDQMACSLADTEHLLFLDTRTLDRQILPFPTEAEIVVIDSGVARSLASSGYNQRRAECEAAARQLGVKALRDISDPQRVESLPEPIRQRARHVITENNRVLKAVEGVSAKTFGELMNASHRSLREDYEVSVPALDQLVDLLQNTSGVYGARLTGAGFGGACVALVAVGEGKAIAETVLKQYNNAGHQGNILVD
- a CDS encoding ISL3 family transposase — encoded protein: MKGNQEDLPIFNLITTQTRPFFQQLLPDSSKHQLEHCELDTEEQQLTLSVLSTQHLAKCPVCGPRSARTHSRYQRTLADLPCVHFKLTLTVQVSKFFCDTPGCIRRIFTERIPDIAAPWARETVRLVQRLEAIGLALGGAAGARLSHQVGTEVCGSTLLNVLAKLPLPEFEVPKILGVDDFAFRKGQQYGTLLVDLERHRPLALLADRKAETLAQWLAQHPGVEVLSRDRSATYRRGMNEGAPNAEQVADRFHLMQNLQETLEKLLNGYSSQLKAVEEQWRQAKTSPETVVVIALPTATVDAQAQALANHQRRVEQDQEMRRLHQQQWTQRAIAKAVGVSERTVQRKLCSSGLAEVPVRRATFGRSILDSYKPKILAWWNDGIQESALLMVFLQQLGYTGSARTLMRYLKQLRQAQGIPPRRAISTPGAAKVSDPQLPPFTARRASFLIVKPEQHRDTEEVDLLARLVAAHPDLNKAVELAQEFSQLLRERRAEGFEPWLMKVFKSKLKPFQAFAKSLFEDYAAVRASMVLEVSNGMVEGFNNRLKMVKRQMYGRAGLELLRKRFIVA
- a CDS encoding winged helix-turn-helix domain-containing protein, with protein sequence MSFHKCGVEMPIRTVGLYLWRWGYSPQKPLKRAYEQDPEAVEEWLEHTYPSIEHRAKTEAAEIAWGDESGLRSDAQAGRGYAPIGETPEIHLSQKQRVRVNFIASVSNQGNS